The following are encoded together in the Naumannella cuiyingiana genome:
- a CDS encoding 2-oxoacid:ferredoxin oxidoreductase subunit beta, with protein sequence MTEVITNGSTAGPRGLAGVPLALEPLNRKDFTSDQEVRWCPGCGDYAVLAAFQGFMPQIGIRKENTVIVSGIGCSSRFPYYVDSYGMHSIHGRAPAIATGIATAREDLGVWVITGDGDALSIGGNHLIHALRRNVNFTILLFNNRIYGLTKGQYSPTSEVGKITKSTPMGSLDAPFNPVSLALGAEASFVARTIDSDRAHLTEVLTAAAEHRGAALVEIYQNCPIFNDGAFDAIKDKDTAPQAIIPLKHGEKVIFGAGELGLVRDPVSGEFSVAKVAEVGEDAIVVHDAHRDDPSYAFALSRLTDAGVLNRTPIGIFRDVPRATYDDLAREQIRTAQGERREGEPSGADTELQALLAGRDTWTVA encoded by the coding sequence GTGACCGAGGTGATCACGAACGGTTCGACGGCCGGCCCGCGCGGGCTGGCGGGCGTACCCCTGGCCCTGGAACCGCTGAACCGCAAGGACTTCACCTCCGACCAGGAGGTGCGCTGGTGCCCCGGGTGCGGCGACTATGCCGTGCTCGCGGCGTTCCAGGGGTTCATGCCGCAGATCGGCATCCGCAAGGAGAACACCGTGATCGTGTCGGGCATCGGCTGCTCGTCGCGCTTCCCCTACTACGTGGACTCCTACGGGATGCACTCGATCCACGGCCGCGCGCCCGCGATCGCCACCGGCATCGCCACCGCGCGCGAGGACCTCGGCGTGTGGGTGATCACCGGCGACGGCGACGCCCTGTCGATCGGCGGCAATCACCTGATCCACGCACTGCGCCGCAATGTGAACTTCACGATCCTGCTGTTCAACAACCGGATCTACGGGCTGACCAAGGGGCAGTACTCGCCGACATCGGAGGTCGGCAAGATCACCAAGTCGACGCCGATGGGCTCGCTGGATGCGCCGTTCAACCCGGTGTCGCTGGCGCTCGGGGCCGAGGCCAGCTTCGTCGCCCGGACCATCGACTCCGACCGGGCGCACCTGACCGAGGTGTTGACCGCCGCCGCGGAGCATCGCGGCGCCGCGCTGGTGGAGATCTACCAGAACTGCCCGATCTTCAACGACGGCGCGTTCGACGCGATCAAGGACAAGGACACCGCGCCGCAGGCGATCATCCCGCTCAAGCACGGCGAGAAGGTGATCTTCGGCGCCGGCGAGCTCGGACTGGTACGGGACCCGGTCAGCGGGGAGTTCTCGGTGGCCAAGGTGGCCGAGGTCGGCGAGGACGCCATCGTCGTCCACGACGCTCATCGCGACGACCCGTCGTATGCCTTCGCGCTGTCCCGGTTGACCGATGCCGGCGTGCTGAACCGCACCCCGATCGGCATCTTCCGCGATGTTCCCCGGGCCACCTACGACGACCTCGCCCGCGAGCAGATCCGGACCGCCCAGGGCGAGCGCCGCGAGGGCGAGCCGTCGGGTGCAGACACCGAGCTGCAGGCCCTCCTCGCCGGCCGGGACACCTGGACCGTCGCCTGA
- the rarD gene encoding EamA family transporter RarD, with product MAKQTPAAPAESGAGVLAAIGAYAIWGLVPLFWPLLNRSQAVELLAHRIVWAFVVAALIALIIARRPLLRTLRNRRAMLLLSAAAVVISVNWGVYIWAVTHAEVVQASLGYYINPILSILAGVLVLRERLAPAQWAAIGLAFAAVIVLTIDYGHPPWIALTLATSFATYGVLKKFAPADPIVTLVIESGVVLIPATAYLGWLAARGVGSFGTLGPGYDALLICAGVVTVIPLLCFAWAAPRIRLSTMGMTQYLAPTLQFILGVAWFGEPMSPARWAGFVLVWIALSLLTGYAIVVRRRARKARAG from the coding sequence GTGGCAAAGCAGACACCGGCAGCTCCGGCGGAGTCCGGCGCGGGGGTGCTGGCGGCGATCGGGGCGTACGCCATCTGGGGGCTCGTCCCGCTGTTCTGGCCGCTGCTGAATCGCAGCCAGGCCGTCGAGCTGCTCGCGCACCGGATCGTCTGGGCCTTCGTCGTCGCCGCGTTGATCGCGTTGATCATCGCCCGCCGGCCGCTGCTGCGTACCCTCCGCAATCGTCGCGCCATGCTCTTGCTGTCGGCGGCCGCGGTGGTGATCTCGGTCAACTGGGGCGTCTACATCTGGGCGGTCACCCACGCCGAGGTCGTGCAGGCCTCGCTCGGCTACTACATCAACCCGATCCTGTCGATCCTCGCCGGCGTGCTCGTGCTGCGCGAGCGCCTCGCCCCGGCACAGTGGGCCGCGATCGGGCTGGCCTTCGCGGCGGTGATTGTGCTGACCATCGACTACGGCCACCCGCCGTGGATCGCGCTCACCCTGGCCACCAGCTTCGCCACCTACGGCGTACTCAAGAAGTTCGCCCCCGCCGACCCGATCGTCACGCTGGTGATCGAATCGGGTGTCGTGCTGATCCCGGCAACCGCCTACCTCGGCTGGCTCGCCGCCCGCGGCGTCGGCAGCTTCGGCACGCTCGGCCCGGGCTACGACGCACTGCTGATCTGCGCCGGCGTGGTCACGGTGATCCCGCTGCTGTGTTTCGCCTGGGCCGCGCCGCGGATCCGACTCTCCACGATGGGGATGACCCAGTACCTCGCCCCCACCCTGCAGTTCATCCTCGGCGTCGCGTGGTTCGGCGAGCCGATGAGCCCGGCACGCTGGGCGGGATTCGTACTGGTCTGGATCGCGCTCTCCCTACTCACCGGGTACGCCATCGTGGTCCGCCGCCGCGCCCGGAAGGCCCGCGCCGGATAG